The window aaaaaaaaaaaaaaaaaaaaagtcttttttctcttccattgtCTTTTTGTATGCTGCTCTGTAGCTTCAAAGTCGTCAATTCAATCTCACCAACATCCACTCTAGGGTTCAGCGCGATTCCACTTCAGGCTTGGATTTCTCTAGCCTTCGTGCCTATTTTTGGCACTATAAAGCCCGACTGAGTCCGaaaaagcagcagcaaagacaaaTATCCAAAATCGGAATGGCTATACAAGCGCTGACTCACGCCAGTAGAAACTGTGAACAAAGAGAGGGCATGGGGATAGTCATTAGTGGAAGCTTTAGTCCAAGGCTGTTTCAAGCTTATGTACGGAGGATGAGCCGCAGCACATCCCCCTGAAATACGAAGTAAGGCTGACGGGAGTTTAATGCATACTGGCTTCAATGCAGGAGTTTCTAAATAAATATCCAGACAGCCCCCAGACGGCGCTTAGATCTTCGTCaactctcctccatctctcccgTCACTTCACAGACAATAGCCATGATGACTTCGTCATTCCCGTTGATGTCGTTCCCCGAAGAGATTATCGAAAACATATGCCGACAACTGGCCAACTATCCACGATCACGCTATAGCCCAAAGCCTCTGTCTAACCTCTGCCAAGCATCAAAGACTCTCTATCGCATCGGCACACCTGTACTTTATTCTTGCTTCGATTCCAGCGAGCGCTTCAAGAAACTTTCCGATTTCCTTCGAACCATTGCCCTGCGCCCTGAACTTGGCGCGCTGGTACAGGACTTATATCTTAACGCGTTTTACTGGACCGAATTCGACAAGAGTCACACCGAAGCCTTTGAGCTTGCGACAAAAAGGCTGGGCGTAAGTCTCGATGGCTGGATGGAAAACAACCCGTGGGAGGCCATATCGCAGCTCGTCATCGCCTACACGCCGAATGTGAGGTCCATGGAAGTCATAGCGCACGAGGTTTACTGTGATGAGGGCGTTGGGGCTTTCACACTGCTTGAGCAAATGGCCGCTCAGGTTCCTAGACAAGTCTCACTACCGCATCTGCGTCGACTCCGCGTGGGCCATGACGACTGCCGGCAGATATCTCTCGGATACTTTGGGGGGATTCTTGAGCTTGCACCTGGTGTAACAGAGATTACGGGCGACCCAATCTATGGCTTCCATTGCAACGAGAAGAATGTGAATGATCGTATAATTCTCGACAATGTAACCCGTTTATATCTCAAGGGTGGTCACATATCCAGGAGGCAACTAAATGAGATAGTCTCGCGCTGCCAAGCCCTGGAGTACTTCAAGTACACATATCACTCTATCTACGCAGGCCTTGGCGAAGATTGTGTGACTCCAAGAGAAATCATCGATATGCTGAGGGAGCACAACCACAACGACACTCTCCGCTCAGTCTACATTGATCTAGGATTTCGGGAAAGAGCGGCCACCGAcaccttgtccttttctGGCTTATGCAGTGATGGTGACCAAATCCTGTCTCTCAAAGATTTCACACGACTCAAGAATTTCCATGTCGATGGCAGCTCAGTCCTATTTCCAGCTGTCCAGGCGCCAGACTACCGCACCGATATCCTGATCAACATGTTACCTGGTTCTATACGTCGCTTTCAACTTACCAACACGCAAGGAGAATCTGTCGCAAATATGATGACTTTGGCAACATCGCTTACTGACTTCCCGCTCCTTAAAGAGATATTTTTGACGGGAAATAGCACAAACGGGCCACTGGGCGATGTGGAAGTGGAGTTGGATGAATCGGAGATGAGCCTGCTGCGCAAAGTTCTAGATGATAATGGGATACGACTCGAAGATGCGTGGAGCGACGATGAGTCTGATGAACTATGACATGTCGGCTTGTGAGAATGCGGAGTTGCTCAGTAAGTCTGGGCACGGGCGCGTAGGTATAGATTATGTTTATTAGTTAAGAGGTAGTTTATGAAACGAATGTATTCCATGTATCAAGGTTATAGACTTGGCTCTACTATCTAACCCCTAGGCGTCGAGAAATAAGCACTCTTTTCTGATATCTGTTATTATCGTTACTCTCTTTCACTACCGCTACTCTCTTCTACTATCGCTATTCTCCTCTGCTATCCCACTTTATGCTATTATCGCTAATTTCTTCTAGACTTCTTTTGATTATGTCTGCTGAATTTGTGACATGAGACTCTGAATAGCCAAAATGGGGTACTAGTAAGCAAATCCTTCAACAATCCCTTCTCTGCGATGGATTCCAATTCTAACAGATCCTAGCGCCACTACTCGTGTTTCCAATGCAATCCAGCTCTCATCTGGAGGACAGCGATGGGTTGGTATGTGGACGCCGCCCTCTCCAAGGAGCGCTCAATGAGCCGCCAGATACAAAGAAGATCTCTTCGAGCTGGACAAGCTCACTGTTTCTGACCGCCGTGACAAGAAACCAAGAATATTGGACCCGTCTGGTCTCACCAAATATGGCGCAATCTCAACTACTGCGAGCTCTTTGGATGAAGGTGGGTGGGATCCATATTAATGCCAAATACTTCAAAAGTAAACCATTCTGTTACGCAAGCCTGGACAGCAGTGACTCTTTCGTTCTCGCCGCCTTTTCAGTATGCAAATAGATCTAAAGCACAGGCCGCCGCGTATGCTACATCATCAAATATAAACTACTTGTTACCTAAAGCCAATATGATCACGGTTCTCCACCATTACGGTGCCACCGTGACTTGAGACTTGAAGATCGGCTACGTTTTCAGCTATGCCTTTGCTCCCTGCATCGATCCGGTGTAACGAAGCTGTCTATCGTATTTTAAgttgcaaagaaaaagaacacaTATTGAAACTGGTGTGTAAGGGAAGATGGGAACCATGTATGTGGAGAAATCCACGCTGTCTAGCAGCTTAGCAGTTCAGCAACTATGAGAACGCATCCAAACCTGAGGCTCTACTGCCCATACAATAGTAACCCAAATATACGTTAATGAGACAATAGGTTACACTTATAACCTCATATATAGGGACAAAAAtagcaaaaaaaggaaaagaaacatacaacagccggtgttcgccAGTGGTCACCCACCTGACTACTAATCTGCCTCTCATTCGCTTGACTCTGGGAGAGCGGACGGGATCCCGTATTTTCGAATGgatatggtcgtatgtgcttgaTGTTGGGTCAATTCGGCTTGTGAGAGATCCGAATGTTGAGTCGGGAGAGAGGTGTAAGCATCGGGCTGTATATCCCCTGTCGCGATGCCCCAAAACAGGTGGGCGCGAACACAGTGCCTGACGGCCTCCTACTGAGGAAAAATAACACTCAATAAGATAAAAACCATTCAATAAAATGATTTGAAGCTGTTATTAATTTATCAAATGGATGAAGATATGTGTATGCCTCGTAAATGTATGTGGCGTGCAGTCTGTTGGCCTGAATCATCCCTCACGGTAATCACTCCAATGTAACTCACCGTTTTACTGCATTAGTCAATCAAAATTTCGTCAGCTATGAATTTTCTTAATAGCCCATAATGTGATACTTTACATAGACCAATTAATTTGTAAAATTTGTGACTATGTTTGTTGTAATGGGCTAGGTATTTCTTAGACTTGTCCTCAGCTGCGCTACCATCAACGACATATCATTTGCTTTTTCACCATTGCTTATCGCACTATGTAAATCTGAAGCAAAGCGGggtatttttattatttgaGACCTACTACTGAACTTGAAAAAACTCTCCAAGCATTCACACTGCAACAATACCTCTGAGAGCGCTCAGCGCAACTCCTCCCCTCTCATGGACGAGCATCCTATGCAATAACCAGTCATGTTTTCCCTGAATCGTTGTCTCCCCTGAATCATTGTCTCCACAATGACGACTGTTTCTGAAACTCTTCAGCTGCATCTTCTAATGCACGTAGCCGCCAGATATAGTTGCCAATTTGTGGAGTCCACCACCCACACACATCTGTTGCATCTCCCTCCGTCCACAATCACGAGATATACAGAGCGAAAGCCAATCCTTTAAActattaaattatagctgAACATCTCATTAGAAACCACTTACGTGCTGTACCGTTGATatcctcgtcttccaatCATGCCGCTGTAGTCAGCCACCTGCTAAGTCCGCAGGAAACCGTTATCACACATGCACTAATAAAACACAGTGAATACGGCATACTACTACATCGGTCAAGCGATATATACTCTGAGGCAACCCACCCACTCATGATTGGGTTGcatcaatgtcatcctcCTGGCACTTATATGGAGGGTTATTATACAAATATGGGAATATGTCCGCAGTTGATGCACATTGTGAATGATACCAGACGTAAAACCCCCCTCGTTCAACTTTCGTGGTGATCTCACTTCAGGCTTGTGATCGTACGCGAATTCACGAGAGCCGGGGTCATATCGCGTAGCCAGCGCGTAGCCAGCCTCGCCTGTGACCCCCGCATCCTAATCCATCTGGGCCTGCATATAAATACATAATCCTGCCTTCAAAGCCACAAAACCAGGATATTTGTTGAAACCGGCTTGAATTTGGGCGGGGTACCTTGTCTTGATATCCTGGGATGCTTGAGCTGAATCCTCAGTGAGCTGAGGCAATATTCACCGCTGAGGGGGAGGGCAAGAGAAAGTGAGCTATCAAATGTTACGTGGTAACCTTGTAAATGTATTGCGCAGTGCGATACAAAGATCTCTTATCTGTATAgcttgtctctctctatttCAAACTATAAATACTACCATTGGCTCCCATCACGTCCCAATCAACCCAGACAACTCGAGACAGCCCAAGATAACTGGGGGGGAAACACTCTTAAAATGTCAAACTTTGTTATAGCCCAGGGCATTATCGTCCTGATCGGCGTCCTTGTttattctcttttctttcgcAAAAAGCGAGAGGCCCTTCTGCCTTTACCGCCTGGCCCAAAGCCAATCCCCATTCTCGGCAATATCAGGGACGGCCCACCCCCTGGAGTACCAGAGTTCGAGCACTGGGTTACTTTCAAAGACAAATACGGTCCTATAAACTCTGTAAGCGTATTGGGCCAAACAGCGATTCTGCTTCAcgacaaagaagatgctgttgagctgTTGGAGAAATTGTCATTAAAGACTGCTTCACGGCCCCAACTGAATTTCATGAGAATTTGTGGCTATGATCGGTGGTTGGCTGGAATGCAATATAACGACCAGTTCCGATTGTTTCGCAAACTTATTCACAAGCAACTCGGAACCAAGCACCTAGCGAGTCAATACGTCGATACTCAAGATGTTGAGTCGAAGCGTTTTCTGCTACGGATTTTGATGGATCCCCTCCATCTATTTAAACATATAAAAACGTATGAAAAATCTTCCTATATTACTACGAGCATTAAACTCTGGAGAAAATAAATGGTTCACCTGCTAATAATCCGTATAGACAGACGGCTTCTACTATATTGAAACTCACCTATGGCTACTCAGCAGAGCTACACGGCCCAGATCCCCTGACTGCTCTGATTAACAAAGTTGTGGATAACGCTTCCGCGATTTTAATTCCTTTTTCATGGGCTGTTGATCTTTTTCCATTCCTCTCGTATCTACCTGACTGGTTCCCAGGCTTTAAGCAAACTGCTCGCGAATGGAGAGGGCTGCTTGATGCTTCTGCTGACATCCCTTACGCTTTCGCTAAGCAGCAAATGGAAAAGGGCTCGTATCAGCCATCGTACATAACCAAACTCATCAGTTCCTtcaaggaagaaggcaaagagattgatgaagagtttgATGAAGCCATTCGATGGACAGCGGGAGTCATGTTTGCCGGCGGGGCAGATACTACAGTCTCGACTATCAAAACATTCTTGCTAGGCATGGTCTTGAACCCCGACGTGCAGCGAAAAGCTCAAGAGGAAATCGACAGAGTGGTGGGCACTCACCGTCTCCCCGAAGCCAGCGACGAGGAAAGCCTGCCCTACGTTGCAGGCGTGATTAAAGAAGCACTTCGAACTTTCCCCGTCGTACCCATGGGCCTGCCTCACGAAGCTGCGGAGGATATAATCTTTCGAGGTTATCGCATTCCCAAAGGTTCATTTTTACGCCCTTGTGTGTGGTGGTATTTGCACGATCCGAAAACATACGCAAACCCTTCGAAATTTGATCCTGAGCGGTATCTCGAACCTCGGAACGAGCCAGACCCCATGGAGTCGTTTGGATATGGCCGGCGAATATGCCCTGGCAGATTTCTCGCGCATGAAGGTCTGTTCATCACAATCTCACGATTATTGGCGACCTTCACCATAAGCAAAGCAATGCATGAGGGGAAGCCAGTTGATTTCGAACCCAGACATGTAACAGATGGTGCGCTGGACCATCCGGCAGATTTCCCCTATAGTATTGCTCCGAGAAGCGAGAAGCATGCGGAAATGATCCGAAGAGTAGAAGTAGATCACCCGTGGGATGGGGGCAGCGCGAGAGATATTCAAGGGAATGCTATATTTGACAAGTTCAAGGCGGAGTGCGCCGCTGGAATAAGCACCTACTGAACCATGATGGAGAAACTTTGGCGGCAAGGTCGTTTACAGCTATAGTACCTAGATTGATCCTACTTCATACAGGCAAATGACCAATGCAATATTCGATTCAGTGCTGTCATAATCGTTCTCGTAGACTTTTCACCCAAGACCCGGGTCGGCGACATGTTCTCCTTATCTGTAGTCATGCTAACAACGTTGTAATCAGATGAGACAGCCAACGGTGAAGCCATGTCAACTAGATCAGCAATTCCCGCTGCCGTGGAGATGTAGCGTAGCTGACGATATGTTGAATCAGGAAGATGAAACTTGGTACATAGTAAATGCTTAAATCGCATAAAACCGAGTGAATCCAAGCCCAAATTTGCCAATGGCGCATTTACATCGAGCACCTTTACATACCCCAAGTACATTATCAATGATTGCACCAACTGCGGATATGCTGTGTATACAAATGGAATGCAGCTTAAGCTAATTAATAGGTGGAGCTGTGTCGCGTTACAATTCCGTGCACACGATGAAACTTGGTGTGCAAAGAGTTAATTGAGGGTtcgtgctttttttttcttctctctttcgtATCCTAGCATCCTTCTCCCTCCGTGACTCCCGAGATAGATAatttgtttttctctctctatgTAGTATGTGCAAAACTTGCAACAACTCGTAAAGACCATCCATAATTTGTCATGTAAACTCATACCCAGCAAATCCACTTCCCATTGTTCCCTGTCgaccaaaaaaaaatggtAGAAAAAAATAACTCCAAGAGGTTGTGGCAAAGTTCCAGATCTTGGAGCCACAGTGCTCACATGCCAGCGAATCCAAACATGCGGTTTTGTCCGTGATGTATTTTTACTCGGGTTTTGTTTAGTaaaccttcttcttctcgtcgatGCTGAACTGGCCGGGGCCGCTGTTgaccaggagcagcagaccACCGACAATGGACAGAATCTGGAAGAAATCGTACTTGGCAAAGTCCTTGTGGGGGTGGTGCTCGTGAAGCTACGTAAAGAATTCAGTTAGTCAAATAAGAATAAAGGAATGGGTAGCACAGGCACTCACAGTCCAGAAGTTGTTCACCAACAGGTTGAAGCCGCTCAGGATGACGACAAGCAGCGTAGCGCTGTACTTGGCCTTGAAACCCACGACAACCATGACACAGGCGCCAGCGCCAAGGATGCAGACGATGACGCGCCAGAAGGACCACTGGCCgctgaagacgaagccaatgaagaggaagatcaAGAGCACACGACCAGCCAACTGGAAGTacatcttcttgtccttctcatCCAGGGTGGGGAGACCGGCAAAAGCTTTGGTCTTGCGAACCCATGAGTCGGACAAGACCATGAGCAGACCACCAATGACGGACAGGTTTCGCAGGAAGAAGTTGAGGTCGAAGATCAGACCATAGCCGAAAGCctggatgacgacgacggacATGAGACCGGCAACAGCGTAGTCAGAGTACTTCCTGGCAATGACGAGGGTGGAGCAGGAAACCATGGcgatgacgttgaagaggaggaagaggtggttGAGTCCGGTGGGAACTGGTCAAGATGTTAGCTCACAATGCCCAGCAAGAAACGACGCTGGAAGGCTGGCATTGCGCCGAGATCATTGCTTACTGTGGCGGTAGTCGTGGAGATAGAGCAGCTGGTCGCTCCATTGAGTGATGATACGGAGCGCATCCTCGAGGAAGGTGACGACGATCAAGAATCGTCCAATGGCGGGAAGGTATCTGAACGATGCGCCGCAAATGTTAGCTGCCAATTCCAGATTTGCATGATTCTGGCAAGCCTAGAGCTCGCTGCGTGTCACTTACGGCTTGACGGGCTCGCTGATGGAATCCAGAGCATCCTCGACCTTGCTGGTGTATGGCCGGAGCTGGTCAAGAACGCTGCCTCCGTTGGACTCGTCCGAAACACCAACTCCTCCGACGCTGCCACCAGCATACGGACTGGGGCCGCCAATGCCGTAACCTGAGGGACCTCGATGCGACATTTCGAGCTTCTGTGATtgacctccttcttctgttcctgttcctgttccgATTCCTATTCGCGTCTCCGCCTT of the Trichoderma breve strain T069 chromosome 4, whole genome shotgun sequence genome contains:
- a CDS encoding cytochrome p450 domain-containing protein; this encodes MSNFVIAQGIIVLIGVLVYSLFFRKKREALLPLPPGPKPIPILGNIRDGPPPGVPEFEHWVTFKDKYGPINSQLGTKHLASQYVDTQDVESKRFLLRILMDPLHLFKHIKTQTASTILKLTYGYSAELHGPDPLTALINKVVDNASAILIPFSWAVDLFPFLSYLPDWFPGFKQTAREWRGLLDASADIPYAFAKQQMEKGSYQPSYITKLISSFKEEGKEIDEEFDEAIRWTAGVMFAGGADTTVSTIKTFLLGMVLNPDVQRKAQEEIDRVVGTHRLPEASDEESLPYVAGVIKEALRTFPVVPMGLPHEAAEDIIFRGYRIPKGSFLRPCVWWYLHDPKTYANPSKFDPERYLEPRNEPDPMESFGYGRRICPGRFLAHEGLFITISRLLATFTISKAMHEGKPVDFEPRHVTDGALDHPADFPYSIAPRSEKHAEMIRRVEVDHPWDGGSARDIQGNAIFDKFKAECAAGISTY
- a CDS encoding SURF4 family domain-containing protein is translated as MIKLEARLHWLARVKSGHLGACTITGFGKDTVRIASHRNPIAAESSVRRPNHSTRSFEKHRRQLKAETRIGIGTGTGTEEGGQSQKLEMSHRGPSGYGIGGPSPYAGGSVGGVGVSDESNGGSVLDQLRPYTSKVEDALDSISEPVKPYLPAIGRFLIVVTFLEDALRIITQWSDQLLYLHDYRHIPTGLNHLFLLFNVIAMVSCSTLVIARKYSDYAVAGLMSVVVIQAFGYGLIFDLNFFLRNLSVIGGLLMVLSDSWVRKTKAFAGLPTLDEKDKKMYFQLAGRVLLIFLFIGFVFSGQWSFWRVIVCILGAGACVMVVVGFKAKYSATLLVVILSGFNLLVNNFWTLHEHHPHKDFAKYDFFQILSIVGGLLLLVNSGPGQFSIDEKKKVY